The genomic region CAGATATATATCTTGTCTAAATAATGTCATGCCAAGTAACTTGAACTTGAAGGGCACTAGTGCACTCATATCTATGGAAAGAGAAAAATTTCATATATTTTGGTTTATGTATTGATGTCTCTTCCTGGACAGTCCTGACCATCCTCTAATCATGTTATTATTCAGGACGATGAGAAGCACCTTTATGCTTCTAAGAATCTGGACTCCCTAATCCCCCTTATCCTGTGTATCTGATTGAGTATGCAGTTATGTTATAAATTATTCGACAGAGCTATATAGTATAGACCATGTGATTGCTTATACTGCTGGCTTTGCCTGAGAAATCCTGACGAATCCTAACCGTCTGTGTAATGTTGTAATTCGAGATGGGGGGTTTCATGGGCTTCCCAGAATCTAGACTCCATTTTCCCTATATTTATTTGTGGTAGTTGGTTATATAGATCATATATTCGGACGAGCTAATTACTATAAAGTATATAGTATATACCAGGGGAGTTTCTGACAAGGTTTAGTGCACATATGTGGCAGTTGATGGATATGCGCGATGTGAAAAGTGGATGGGAAATGATATGGTAGCAGCAAAGGAATCCAAGACGAAGACTACCTCATGGTTTAAGCGTTTTATAGGGCGTGAGCAGAAGCCAGAAGTTACTTGGCCCTTTCCCTTTGTGGAGGGTAGATTATTTATCCTGACAATACGAGCTGGTGTAGATGGATTCCACATGAGTGTTGGTGGCAGGCATGTGACGTCATTTCCATATCGGACGGTATGTAAAGTAACTTCTTGATATTTTTTTATGTTTAAGCCTCAAATTTAAGTGGTGCAAAATTGCAATCTGGTGCATGCAGAAAGCTAATTCTTTCTTATCGTTCCTTGTTGGTGACAAGAAATTTATGTTTACAATTTCACACTCCAAAGTAGTTTGACGCACTATCTCAGATTTTTGTTGTTTGTTTTCTTTCCACGTTCCCTTCACCCACTTAGCATTCCCTTATTTACACTTTTACAGACTGAAGAAATATGGCAAGGCCATATTTTGATAGATCATGTCAATTGCTTAAGTGTATGGTCATGGCATCTCAGTTTTGTTTCTTTTCTGTATCCCATTTTTTGTCCTATCAATCATGCAGCAACTTTTTTCTGCTATAATTGTAGGGATTTACACTTGAAGATGCAACTGGATTAGCAATAAAAGGAGACGTGGATGTTCATTCTGTATATGTTACCTCGCTTCCTGCTTCTCATCCAAGTTTCTCACCTCAAAGGGTACTGGAGTTGTCAGAAAAGTGGAAAGCTCATCCTTTACCTAAGACTCCTATTCGACTGTTCGTTGGGGTTCTTTCTGCAACAAATCACTTTGCAGAGCGCATGGCAGTGAGGAAAACTTGGATGCAATCATCAGCAATCAAGTCCTCACGCGTAGTAGTCCGTTTCTTTGTCGCGTTGGTAAGTTAATTTATTCTGAACATTTTGCTGTTTCAACAGTTATTTTAATGTTAAGAGTTAGATTAGTCGGATCGATCAATTGGTACTTGGTAGTGACCCATCCTTCAGTGGGCATCGCCTCGATTAAGGCCCTAGAGTGTGACCTTAACATTATTCCTTCCTATTAAAAGAAAAAAATAAAATTATATAGCACAGTGCCTTGAGGGTTATTAGGTTGCTACAGAGGATATCAGGATATGTAGAATGTGATGTCCAAGCTTGTTGACTCAAACTATTGTATGAATCTTTTCTTTCGTTATACTTAATTCTTTTTATTAAATCCTGTAGAATGCAAGGAAGGAAGTCAATGCAGTGCTGAAGAAAGAGGCTGCTTACTTTGGTGATATTGTGATCTTGCCCTTTATGGATCGTTACGAGCTTGTTGTTCTCAAGACCATTTCTATTTGTGAATTTGGGGTGAGTACAGTTAATCCCAACTCTCAAGTATTCCTTCATTGAACATATATTGTTGGATCAAATGTTTGTGTAAATAATGTTGTTGCTTTTATGTTTGTAGTTTAAAACTCCATTCAACTGGGTATTACCTTTTAGTTTATATTCTCTGGCTTTATTTGTTCAACGTCTTGATGCAGGTTCAGAATGTGACGGCAGCATACATCATGAAATGTGATGATGATACATTTGTTAGATTGGACACTGTTTTGAAGGAAATTGAGGGAATCTCTTCTAAAAAGTCTCTTTATATGGGCAATCTCAACCTCTTGCATCGCCCTCTCAGAAGTGGGAAATGGGCTGTAACCTATGAGGTATGCAATGCATCCTTGCTTGCTAAAATTATTATCTGATGTGTTGGGTTTCTGGTAGTAAAGGACGCAGGCTTTACTCTCCATGGAACCTTGGTCCTGAAGAGTAGAATCATTATCACTGTACAAGATATTAATTTCTCTGCATAACACTTCCCAAGTTCCCTATTGTTATTGCTGTTGTATGAACTTCATTTTATCTTTTCACCAGTGGACACTACATTCTCCAAAGACGATGCACGTCACATTTTTTCAGTCTGGTTTTTCTTTTTCCTATATCTGAAGGATAACTGTCTTTTGTAACAGGAGTGGCCAGAAGAAGTTTATCCTCCATATGCTAATGGCCCTGGATACATAATTTCTATTGATATTGCTAAATTCATTGCCTCTGAGCATGGGAATCGAAGCCTACGGGTAAGTTGCTCTATATGGAAGATAGTTTTCTTTTTTCCATCATTTCACTATATGTGTGTTTAAACATGGCTACTTTCAAAATCAAGCCGGTCTCATCAAACATATATGTTTGCTTGGTTGCAGCTTTTTAAGATGGAAGATGTGAGCATGGGAATGTGGGTTGAGCAATTTAACAGTTCCAGGGTGGCTGTCCAGTACTCCCATAACTGGAAATTTTGTCAGTATGGGTGTATGGAGAACTATTACACAGCGCATTACCAGTCTCCAAGACAAATGGTCTGTCTGTGGGACAAGTTGGCTAGGGGTAGAGCTCAATGCTGCAACTTCAGATGACAGTGAAGCAACTGTAACACTCTTCACCATTCTTTACCGCATCCTCGATCACACAAATGCTGATTTTGTTTTAGTTTGGGTTTCTAGTCCAAGCTCCTAGCAGTGAATCGTGAAAAAATGGTTTCGGAATGAATCATCGAAATATCTACTGATTGTCTAGTAAAAGAGGGCTGTCTGAAAAATTCAGCTTCCAACTCTCATATTGTACATTATGTTCATGATATTGAGTAATTAAGATTTTACAGAAAAGGTTTCTAGAAATTGAGTGCCTTAGGTTTCTCCATGGCACCCCTTTCATGTCTTCTTACTCGCCGCGAACCAAACGAGGCCAAAAAGACTATCAACAACCACATCTTGCCGGTACTTAAACTCATGAAACTGTTACATGGTTTCAATGTTCTAAAAAACGTTAGGTGTTAGTCGGGCGGACAGCCAGTAACTAGCGCCCAGGCAGGCGGGTTAATCGAGAGATTAATCAGTTTTCTAACTCTTTAGACGGAAACGGTGAAACACCGCCCAGCGTCTAGACGATGATTAATCGGCTCTAGACGGAGATTTTTATAACATTGTATGGTTCCCACTATCCCCTCTGTATTATTCCATCCATCTCCATTGACTATGGAAAAGAAGAACTGCTGCTGCCATGTTGGATAATCTTCACCTAGCTCCAACTCTGGTCGACAGCCATAGGTGGCGCGGCGTCACTCCAGTCGCTTTCAACTACAACAACGGCCATTTCCAACCTCCAAAAGACCAAAACCCTAATCCACGTTGTGGGCTCCACCAGATTCCTACCTGTCGCCACGTGAAACGCTCCAACCTTTATTACGCGACTTGGACACTGGGTGGACTCGTTTCGCATCGGACAAATCAAACTGGGCCGGGCCTTATCCGATAGCGGGTCCCGCCCCGATTGCTCGGACCTTTGCTTTTGCGACAAGTATAAAATAAAGACAGAGTGTCGGCACCACACGGGAGCGACACGTGTCGGACACCAACCGTGTCGGGGCCATTTCTATCCGCTCAATCTGTAAATGCGACGTCGTATAGTGTGGACTTCGTGTGGAGGAAGTTGGTGAGGAGGAGCCGTTATATTGGAAGATGACAAACTTAGCCTTTAGGAAAATAAATCTCGAGTGAAGCAACTGTAGAGTGTAGACCAGAGGTTCTGGTTTATACTAAAAAAAAAAAGATTTTTATTGTTTATGGTTTAGAATGGTGGAAATTCTTATATACACGACGTATATTTACGCGACGTAATCTTAACCGTTCATAACAATTCATATGTTTGATCGCTATGTTTCTATATTATTTTCTTTAATCTTGATTATTCATGTATGTATGTGAAGATATACGCCGTGTACTGAAGATGTTCTCCTAATTATGTTATACTTTGTCTACATTCTTTGTAGTGCAACACATTATACTTTGTCTTTGAGTGTCAATGATTTTGTTCAAAGCTTTGTGATCACAAAATCGTTGCTATAGTGTTTACATTCCCTCTTTGCTTTCATAATTGGGATTCTTAATTTAGATTATTCTTAGTTGGAGTTCCATGTATAACAGAATATATGCTCTAAAGTTGATGCTTAAGAAATTCCAAGAAGTACATCTAAAGCCTCCACTTGACTACAATGTAAATAGAATTTTGTTTAAAAATATTTATTACAATCAAAATTTGAGCGACATGAAAAAATAACTACTTTTTATAAAGTAATTACTTCACAACTAAATTACAACACCAACAAAAATGTTAGACGGTGATTCTTGAACATAACTACGAAACTCATGCCGCGCTAGACATTGACCGAATTATGAGAAACATACACTCGCCGTTCATATCACAAGGTGGATACCGAAATTGCGGAAGAACTAACGCCTTTGTGTAAAGTCTATGTAACAGCTGATTTCCACCACGGAGACTTCTTTACTTCACTGTTCTTTCCGGCAAGTTTAATGAACTCTTCAATTTCCCACCTTTACGAAACGTCCAATTTACTCCATAAACAAACGGTAACCTTTTTGCACCCAAAACGCTTCCGCAGGTCCAGCCATGGATCTCATGCATGTGAAGTTTTCAAATACAGTGTACCTTTTTGTTTTCATATTCAAAACGTCGGCAACATTTCCCTTTTTGGAAACCAGAAGCAATTTTTCACACAGAGAGATTGACCCACAACTGTTATTCTAATCCCAGAACCCCATTTTCGTCCTTTACAGTTTCCACTTAACCAGTCCAACTTCCCCGATCCAAATCAAATCCTTTATCCTTTTCCACGTACAGTGTCTACCACCTTCTCTCTTCATCTTCATCTCTGCCTTTAAAAACAGAGCCTTTAAAAAAATGAAACCCAACCCTACAACACCAAAAGCCAATCATGCTTGACAGCTTGTGATATTTTCGTTTCCTTCATTCATTTTGGCCACGAAGAATTGAAGCTACACACAACCACCGCACCACCCTCTTCACATATCTCAACCGTTACCTTCTTCTTCTTCTATTAAATGTCGACCCTGTAACGGCTTTGTCTCTCTGCATTACATAAAGAGTTTGGGAGTTTCAGTCTCTAGTTTGTTTGTTCGTGTGTTGTTTTGTCTTAGACAAAAGCCGAGATGGATCTCAGTTCGTTCCTGACATCGTTAGGGACCTCGTTTCTGATATTTTTTATTCTTATGTTGCTGTTCGCGTGGCTTTCGAAGAAGCCTGGGAACGCGGTGGTGTACTATCCGAATCGGATCCTCAAGGGTTTGGATCCGTGGGAGGGCGGGTCCAAGACCCGGAACCCGTTTGCTTGGATCAAAGAAGCTCTGACTTCAACAGAGCAGGAAGTTATAGCTCTCTCTGGGGTTGACACTGCTGTCTACTTCGTCTTCTTGAGCACTGGTTTGTCTCTCACTTGTTATGCATCTTTTTTTTTGTTCTGTTGGATTGTACTTGTTTTTGCTTTTGGTTGTGTTTTTTGGGTTTTGGTACAGTCATTCTGTTGGGTTTGTTTTGTTTTTGTTTGAATAGTTAAGAGTTTGATGAGACTGGAATAGTTAATTGTCCTTGTAGCTCTGAGGAGTGTGATGTTGTGGGAACTTTATTTTCGTTGGTGACGTTTTCAGAATTACCTTGTCTCATGTGTTTGTACCAAAACTAGTTTCCGGGTTTTGCTCCTTTTTGCTGGAATTGTTTGAGCTTTGTGGATGTTTTGGCTGGGTCAAGTTGGACCGATTTTGAAAGCTAGTTTCTCAGATTTCAATGGTTGCTTTGATTTTTTCAGAAAGGGTTAGAGTCTGGTTAGAAGTGCAATTCATTTTCAGAACAATTTTGATCTATTCGAGTCATGTTCTGACGTTCAGTTGTTCACCTCATTTTTGTTTTGTTAAAATGAAAGGATCTGTGTCATTTTCACAACTCTACCAAGTTGTGTAGTCAATGTGGATGTCATGAGTAAGTATCTCATATGTGAACTTAATATTGAGTATGTTACAATAGCAGCTGATGCTATGGATTTAGGTTGGGCAATTCTGCAAACAAATTTTGATGTTATTCTGACATCGATATGATTTGACTACTTAAAGTCGATATAAAATTTTGGAGTTTTATCAAAGTAATTACGTTTGAAAAAGATTTTATATATTAAATTCAGGACTGTTGTTTGCTGTGGATAGTGGAATAAAAGAAAACACAGGATTTCATTTTCTAAGAGAGGAGTTCCAGTCAGTAAAAGCTGATTCCCCATTAGAATGTCCATTAAAGCCAAGTTTTGATGACTTAAAATATCTTCCTGTATGACTTGCATGGATTCTTTTTCTGTAAGAAGAAGCTGGGGGTGTATATGTGATTATAGACAATCAACTAAGCTTAAGAATCTTGAAGTACTGACCTTTCTTATTGATGTGCCAGTGTTGGGAATACTGGTTTTGTCCAGTTTGATACTGCTACCAGTGCTTCTGCCAGTTTCTGCTACCGACATTGGAGACGCCATAACAAACACCACCACAAGCAACGGGACTTTCTCTGACCTTGACAAGTTATCCATAGGACATGTCCAGGTAACTTATATAATCTTCTATGAAGAACTGATCTTTTTATAAATACTTTTATAATTCAATAACAAGTATTGAATTTAGTCGAGGCATGCATGATTTGTCTTGGAAACTTGGTGAAATATTTTCTTCTGTGAGCCTGAGTTACAGATGTTTTAGCTTTCTTAGGTCCACATGTCAGTGATTGTCAATGCTATTGGATTTTCCTTTACCTTTTGCTATACAATTAATATATTGCAAACTTCTTGGAGATGGAATCATTACAACTAAATCTTGCTTGTGGCGAATTGTTCATGCATTTATGTAGTCTCTCTGTATTTACAGGCGAAGAGTCCAAGGCTGTGGGCGTATCTCCTAGGTGTCTACTGGGTTTCTTTTGTTTCATATTTCTTGTTGTGGAAGGCGTATAAACATGTCTCCGATCTGAGATCCAACGCTTTAATGACTCCTGATATCAAGCCTGAACAATTTGCTGTTGTTGTTAGAGACATACCTGCTGTCCCTGAAGGTCCAAATAGAAAGGAACAGGTGGATTCATATTTCAGGGCCATCTACCCCGAGACATATTACAAATCAATGATTGTTACAAATAATAAAGAGGTATAAGTTGTCAAATTCTTTTTTCCTCATCACTTTGTGGCATGCCTTAACTGTTATTGGTTTTACAACTGTGTTTGGGTTTGGTTATTCAAACTCCTCTCAGATATAATTTTCCTTTGTGGCTTTTGAAGTAATTCTCTGGTAGAATGTGGTATTTGTAACAACTAATGGTTGTTCTTTAATCAGAAATGCAATACGTCTTTGGGTATTTAAAGTTTTTTCCATGAGAAACTTGATTTGTACTAGGCAACAAATCAAGATGCCTGTAACAGAATTATATAGAACGTACTATTTTGCTGTTTCATTGTGATGGTTAATTGTCTGTTCCCAGTATATTCTCCTTCATTCACTTTTATTTTGTTCTTATAGGTGAACAAACTCTGGAAAGAATTAGAAGGGTTTAGGAAAAAGCTTGAACGTGCTGAAGCAGTTTATGCAGCATCCAAAACAACAGGCAGTCCAGAAGGAACAAGACCCACCAATAAAACTGGCTTCCTTGGTCTTTGTGGGGCAAAGGTTGATAGTATAGAGTACTACACTAAGAAGATTAATGAAACAATCCCAAAATTGGAAGCTGAACAGAAAGTCACTCTCAGAGAGAAGCAGCTAAATGCTGCTCTAGTTTTCTTCACTAATAGGGTGACTGCAGCTTCTGCAGCACAGACTCTACATGCCCGAATGGTTGACACATGGACAGTCATGGCTGCTCCTGAACCTCGTCAAGTACTTTGGCCTAATCTGAAAATCAAGTTTTTCCAGAGGCAAGTGCGGCAGTATGTTG from Fragaria vesca subsp. vesca linkage group LG3, FraVesHawaii_1.0, whole genome shotgun sequence harbors:
- the LOC101310869 gene encoding uncharacterized membrane protein C2G11.09-like, producing MDLSSFLTSLGTSFLIFFILMLLFAWLSKKPGNAVVYYPNRILKGLDPWEGGSKTRNPFAWIKEALTSTEQEVIALSGVDTAVYFVFLSTVLGILVLSSLILLPVLLPVSATDIGDAITNTTTSNGTFSDLDKLSIGHVQAKSPRLWAYLLGVYWVSFVSYFLLWKAYKHVSDLRSNALMTPDIKPEQFAVVVRDIPAVPEGPNRKEQVDSYFRAIYPETYYKSMIVTNNKEVNKLWKELEGFRKKLERAEAVYAASKTTGSPEGTRPTNKTGFLGLCGAKVDSIEYYTKKINETIPKLEAEQKVTLREKQLNAALVFFTNRVTAASAAQTLHARMVDTWTVMAAPEPRQVLWPNLKIKFFQRQVRQYVVYIIVALTVVFYMIPIGFISAVTTLDNLVKFIPFIKPVVNQSALKTVLEAYLPQLALIIFLALLPKLLLALSKAEGIPSQSHAIRAAAGKYFYFIVFNVFLGVTVGGALFSTFKEIEDDPNKLVPLLATSLPGSATYFITFVALKFFVGYGLELSRIVPLIIFHLKRKYLCKTEGELKAAWQPSDLGYGTRVPGDMLIITVALCYSVIAPLILPFGVLYFGIGWLVLRNQALKVYCPAYESNGKFWPHMQLRILAALILYQVTMVGFLGVKKFVYAPLLIPLPILSLIFGYICSKKFYRFFQDTALEVASHELKEIPNMEQIYKAYLPQSLCSGKVLLDDDQFEDAKSNVSRTASFA
- the LOC101310581 gene encoding probable beta-1,3-galactosyltransferase 20-like: MKRLKGEPPVTRRFKLQHLLIGMAALYLVFISFKFPQFLEIAKALSGDDGYDDMANEDSDLSKPMFNSVYKDTLHRKLEDDQHQDAPVRPRKEPLEEKRNGSKTIKPLQHRYGRITGEIMKRRNRTNELSVFERMADEAWTLGLRAWEELDKLDVKETGDSSIVEGKPESCPSWLSMSGEELATGDRLMFLPCGLAAGSSITLVGTSHNAHQEYVPQLAKLRRSNGMVMVSQFMVELQGLKSVDGEDPPKILHLNPRLRGDWSQRPVIEHNTCYRMQWGSAQRCDGSPSKNSEEMLVDGYARCEKWMGNDMVAAKESKTKTTSWFKRFIGREQKPEVTWPFPFVEGRLFILTIRAGVDGFHMSVGGRHVTSFPYRTGFTLEDATGLAIKGDVDVHSVYVTSLPASHPSFSPQRVLELSEKWKAHPLPKTPIRLFVGVLSATNHFAERMAVRKTWMQSSAIKSSRVVVRFFVALNARKEVNAVLKKEAAYFGDIVILPFMDRYELVVLKTISICEFGVQNVTAAYIMKCDDDTFVRLDTVLKEIEGISSKKSLYMGNLNLLHRPLRSGKWAVTYEEWPEEVYPPYANGPGYIISIDIAKFIASEHGNRSLRLFKMEDVSMGMWVEQFNSSRVAVQYSHNWKFCQYGCMENYYTAHYQSPRQMVCLWDKLARGRAQCCNFR